One window of SAR324 cluster bacterium genomic DNA carries:
- a CDS encoding STAS domain-containing protein, with amino-acid sequence METKIVDADKKIGSVTVFGDLDGSTSPTLLKEIEGLIEQGMVNVILDFSGIEFISSSGIGVIAVSSKDISQRNGKLIVVCNNKKVLSLFDITNLSKVITIHKTMDEALSAI; translated from the coding sequence ATGGAAACAAAAATCGTTGATGCAGACAAAAAAATTGGTTCTGTCACAGTATTTGGCGACTTGGATGGGAGTACATCTCCTACACTTCTAAAAGAAATTGAAGGGTTGATTGAACAGGGAATGGTCAATGTGATTCTTGATTTTTCAGGAATTGAATTTATTTCCAGTTCCGGAATTGGGGTGATTGCAGTCTCCAGTAAGGATATCTCTCAACGAAACGGGAAACTGATTGTTGTCTGCAACAATAAAAAAGTATTGTCCCTGTTTGATATTACCAACCTGAGCAAAGTCATTACCATCCACAAAACAATGGATGAAGCGTTATCAGCAATCTGA
- a CDS encoding glutathione S-transferase N-terminal domain-containing protein, whose translation MDALEALDVLIQKFGSQTNVINLLGYKKGTPLRKDGKIISPQIEADILRVWENECGKSIIKAKPKPGKSANKQASGDRTIKSTGVEHFISAVIAPPKIVTPPPVLYHSTLNPVSQKLKQILDRNHFSYELVSLKQDSEVAGTIKNLFGRLKTPVLQHGEHWVGDPGEILDYLRQTFPGSLEMTPMEQMIESVLYPSKLLKNFRLKK comes from the coding sequence ATGGATGCTCTGGAAGCTCTTGATGTGCTCATTCAAAAATTTGGTTCACAAACCAACGTCATCAATCTGTTAGGCTATAAAAAAGGGACCCCTCTCAGAAAAGATGGAAAAATCATATCGCCACAGATAGAAGCCGATATTCTTAGAGTATGGGAGAATGAATGTGGAAAATCGATAATCAAGGCCAAACCAAAACCCGGGAAATCCGCCAACAAACAAGCCTCAGGCGACCGAACCATAAAATCGACCGGCGTAGAACATTTTATTTCCGCGGTGATTGCACCACCCAAAATTGTAACACCACCACCTGTGCTCTATCACTCAACGCTGAATCCTGTCTCACAAAAATTAAAACAAATTCTTGACAGAAATCACTTTTCCTATGAGTTGGTCAGCCTCAAACAGGACTCTGAGGTGGCTGGCACCATAAAAAATCTGTTTGGACGATTGAAAACGCCTGTTTTGCAGCATGGTGAGCATTGGGTGGGAGATCCCGGCGAGATTCTGGATTATCTCAGGCAAACTTTTCCAGGAAGCTTGGAAATGACGCCCATGGAACAGATGATAGAAAGTGTCCTGTACCCCTCAAAGCTTCTGAAAAATTTTCGGCTAAAAAAATAA